The Solanum lycopersicum chromosome 9, SLM_r2.1 genome window below encodes:
- the LOC101267639 gene encoding uncharacterized protein — MQNQQQLQTLMQAGQISGSLSFNGNLSKEDEEMSKSALSTFKAKEEEIEKKKLEVKEKVQAQLGRIEEETRRLAIIREELEALADPMKKEVSTVRKRIDIVNKELKPLGQTCQKKEREYKEALEAFNEKHKEKVQLISRLMELVGESEKMRMKKLEELSKSVETIH, encoded by the exons atgcagAATCAACAACAGCTACAGACACTGATGCAAGCAGGTCAGATTTCAGGGAGTTTGAGTTTTAATGGTAATTTAAgtaaagaagatgaagaaatgtCAAAATCTGCACTTTCAACTTTTAAAGCTAAGGAAGAAGAGATTGAAAAAAAGAAACTCGAGGTTAAGGAGAAAGTTCAAGCTCAGTTGGGTCGTATTGAAGAGGAAACTAGACGTTTAGCTATTATTCGTGAG GAACTAGAAGCATTAGCAGATCCAATGAAGAAAGAAGTTTCAACGGTTCGAAAAAGGATTGATATTGTCAACAAGGAGTTAAAACCCCTGGGCCAGACTTGCCAGAAGAag GAGAGAGAATACAAAGAAGCTCTCGAGGCCTTCAACGAAAAACACAAGGAAAAAGTACAACTTATATCAAGATTGATGGAG CTGGTGGGTGAAAGCGAGAAAATGAGGATGAAGAAGTTGGAGGAGCTGAGCAAGAGTGTAGAAACGATCCATTGA
- the LOC101268132 gene encoding growth-regulating factor 3-like, with amino-acid sequence MDFKLKQWRNESSSSEEKSTKLPNLVLDLDSFSPSCYSHSDSDSNSSALPLFVSEPINKLSAFADSSLTPTKLPSMGNGYFSLAQWQELELQALIYKHMLAGAPVPHELLYLIKKSLSNSSPYYNMSQQYHHYQQAMLHSGYWGRTNMDPEPGRCRRTDGKKWRCSRDVVSGHKYCERHVHRGRNRSRKPVEIPTTTTPRGCNAATSSRGGSEVRKVNPAMTSHGGVTPQFALSGHANSVDLLHLNQRPSKSIIEKKVPMEAQNDSKPSGQILRHFFDDWPRQQLEENENATSMASATSLSISMPGNSSSDVSLKLSTGDRHNSGTGVHNVERSMWGSTQVAPMGGPLAEALRSSMSSSSPTSVLHHLPRGSTSEASYVTT; translated from the exons ATGGACTTCAAGTTGAAGCAATGGAGAAAtgaatcatcatcatcagaaGAAAAATCAACAAAGTTACCAAACCTTGTTCTTGATCTTGACTCTTTTTCTCCTTCTTGTTATTCACATTCTGATTCTGATTCTAATTCTTCTGCTCTTCCCTTATTTGTATCTGAACCTATCAATAAATTGTCAGCATTTGCAGATTCATCACTTACTCCTACCAAACTTCCCA GTATGGGAAATGGTTACTTCAGCTTAGCTCAGTGGCAAGAACTTGAACTACAAGCTTTGATTTACAAACATATGTTAGCTGGTGCTCCTGTTCCTCATGAACTTCTTTATCTTATTAAAAAAAGTCTCAGCAATTCATCTCCTTATTATAACATGTCTCAACAAtatcatcattatcaacaaGCTA TGTTACACTCAGGGTATTGGGGAAGAACAAATATGGATCCAGAGCCAGGGAGGTGTAGGAGAACTGATGGTAAGAAATGGAGATGTTCAAGAGATGTAGTGAGTGGACATAAGTACTGTGAACGCCACGTTCATCGTGGTAGGAACCGTTCAAGAAAGCCAGTGGAAATCCCCACAACCACCACCCCTCGTGGCTGCAATGCAGCCACGAGCAGCAGGGGTGGCAGTGAAGTCCGTAAAGTCAACCCCGCCATGACAAGTCATGGCGGGGTTACTCCTCAATTTGCTTTATCTGGACATGCAAATTCAGTTGATCTACTTCACCTCAATCAAAG GCCTTCGAAATCTATAATTGAGAAAAAAGTTCCAATGGAGGCCCAAAATGATAGTAAACCCAGTGGCCAAATACTTCGCCATTTCTTTGATGATTGGCCTAGACAACAgcttgaagaaaatgaaaatgctaCTTCAATGGCTTCTGCCACAAGCCTCTCGATTTCGATGCCCGGAAATTCCTCGTCTGACGTCTCGTTAAAGCTCTCTACGGGAGACAGACATAACTCTGGTACTGGAGTCCATAACGTTGAACGTTCCATGTGGGGATCGACCCAAGTTGCACCGATGGGTGGACCACTAGCCGAGGCTCTAAGGTCATCGATGTCCAGCTCATCGCCAACGAGCGTTTTGCATCACTTGCCACGTGGCAGCACCTCAGAGGCTAGTTATGTTACCACTTGA